TGACAAATTACATTCATACAGGAATGCACAAAGCAACCTACGAGTTGCTTGAGGATGGAACTTTCTATGGTGAAATTCCAGAATGTCAGGGAGTGTGGGCAAATGCTGCAACACTAGAGGCTTGCCGGGAAGATTTGCAAGATGCTCTTGAAGGATGGATTATTTTAGGATTGCGTTTGGGTCATACTCTACCTATACTCGATGGTGTTGACCTGAATTTCACCAAAGAGATTGCCTAATGCCACCCTTTGGATCGATTAATCGGCGGGATCTGATTCGTTATTTGAAAGATGCAGGTTTTGATGGGCCTTACCCAGGTGGTAAGCATCAATACATGGTGAAAGGTGAATCAAAATTAACAATTCCCAATCCGCATCAGGGAGACATCAGTTCAAGCTTACTAAATAAAATATTACGTCAAGCTAATATAAGCAGAGATGAATGGGAGGCGTTATAACTGTTGTAAACTTACAAAAGCGATCTCATTTCTAAAACTTCTAATTCAAAAGTGAAAATTTTTAATACCTTATGATTTCAGTAAGATTATTCGCGGACGATTTTCTTCATTAGGAAAATGGCAGTGAACTGCATTACGGATCATTCCTTTTAGTGTTTTTATATCGTCAGCCTGAGTAAAAATTGACTCGGTTAAAGCTCTAGCTGTATAACCACCATCTGGATCATCTTCAACGATAAACACAATTTCAGTCATAGCTAATCTTTCCTTAACTACTAAATTTTATAATTTACAAGCCTTGATGTAAGGGCAGAGAGTCTTTTTCTTCTTCCATCTAATCTCATACTCCATACTGCTCTGGGTAGTTGTCCTACCGGAGCAGCTAATGTAAATGATAGAAATTCATAAGGTTTCCAATTATTTTTAATCCGCCATCCTAGAGACTCACCGAAATATTTCCAGGTTTCCAAATCTAAGTCAGGTTTTCCCCCAACGCTGTCCCATATTTGCTTCTGGATACTAAAACCAAAGCGCCCATTACTATATTTTACCCACAAGCGATCAATAGTTAAAAGGTCTTGACAGGGAAACTCTTTTATATCTTCTACTCTGAGGTAACATTCTTTTTCTCGATGAGATATTTCAAGCATAAGCTTCCAGGTTTCTTGATCAGCTTCTCTCCATTTTCCAGATGCTAGTAGCTTTTGCAAAATTGTATAATCTATCCCTAGTGCTGAATTTAGATTATCAGCATTAAGAGCTTGTATAACCTCATCAACAGATTGATAGCGTTCTTTCACATAATCCTGAATTAACTTATCTAAAACTTGCCCAAAGTCAGGATTAATACTTTGTGGTAAATATTTTATCCAAATCCAGCAACCCCTGAGCGCATCATAAAGTTCATCATAACCATCTGCTTTTGGTAAACATTGCGTTAACAGCCGAATACAAGTTACGCCCAAACTATAAAGATCACTTGCAGGAAAAACTTGACCACGCATTTGCTCTAATGGTGTATATCCAGGCGTTCCTACTGTTGTGCCAACACCTACAAAAGTTTTTGTAATTTGTTTAGAAACACCAAAATCAATTAATATTAACTTGCCATCCAGACGGCGCATGATATTTTCTGGCTTGATGTCTCGATGAATTACACCGCGTTCATGAATAAACTTTAAGATAGGCAATAAATCAGTTAAAAGCTGTTTTATCTTTTCTTCGCTAAAGACTCCCTGCTGCTGCAATTCTTGTAATAAATTCTGCCCCTCAATTAACTCTTGTACCAAATAAAGCCTTTTATCCTGTTCAAAATAAGCAATCAGGCGGGGAATTTGCGGGTGTTCTCCCAAATCATACAGACGCTTCGCTTCTTGCTTAAATAACTCCGTAGCTTTTTCAAGTGCAGCCGTTCCTTCTAATTGAGGGACAAATTGCTTAATTACGCAAGGTTCGTCTATCTTATCTACATCCCTAGCTTCATAAGTTCTGCTAAATCCACCCTCACCCAAAAGTCGTATTACCCGAAAACGGTTTCTAAATAATGGTGTGAGTATTTTTCCACACTTAATACAAAACTTATTGTTATCA
This portion of the Nostoc sp. GT001 genome encodes:
- a CDS encoding type II toxin-antitoxin system HicA family toxin, yielding MPPFGSINRRDLIRYLKDAGFDGPYPGGKHQYMVKGESKLTIPNPHQGDISSSLLNKILRQANISRDEWEAL
- a CDS encoding 2-oxoisovalerate dehydrogenase E1 subunit beta; the encoded protein is MTEIVFIVEDDPDGGYTARALTESIFTQADDIKTLKGMIRNAVHCHFPNEENRPRIILLKS
- a CDS encoding type II toxin-antitoxin system HicB family antitoxin, which codes for MLTNYIHTGMHKATYELLEDGTFYGEIPECQGVWANAATLEACREDLQDALEGWIILGLRLGHTLPILDGVDLNFTKEIA
- a CDS encoding serine/threonine-protein kinase, which codes for MLYCSNSSCANPFNPDNNKFCIKCGKILTPLFRNRFRVIRLLGEGGFSRTYEARDVDKIDEPCVIKQFVPQLEGTAALEKATELFKQEAKRLYDLGEHPQIPRLIAYFEQDKRLYLVQELIEGQNLLQELQQQGVFSEEKIKQLLTDLLPILKFIHERGVIHRDIKPENIMRRLDGKLILIDFGVSKQITKTFVGVGTTVGTPGYTPLEQMRGQVFPASDLYSLGVTCIRLLTQCLPKADGYDELYDALRGCWIWIKYLPQSINPDFGQVLDKLIQDYVKERYQSVDEVIQALNADNLNSALGIDYTILQKLLASGKWREADQETWKLMLEISHREKECYLRVEDIKEFPCQDLLTIDRLWVKYSNGRFGFSIQKQIWDSVGGKPDLDLETWKYFGESLGWRIKNNWKPYEFLSFTLAAPVGQLPRAVWSMRLDGRRKRLSALTSRLVNYKI